From the genome of Nicotiana sylvestris chromosome 2, ASM39365v2, whole genome shotgun sequence, one region includes:
- the LOC104220596 gene encoding uncharacterized protein — protein MEDRCKVVRIGGSKIGSIDQHSSNTIMATILELCDHRVKLYRTKVPIEVDDSTGLTEVTVQHAPVESSKEKEVAKEIELVQEKVLETVPEQVQTQISGKKRPLAPFPQRIAKYQKDEKYKKFMEMLKQIPVNIPLIDALKEMSGYAKMMKDLMSRKFDFQDLATVTLTQTCSAVMTRPIAEKLFDPKSFTIPCTIGNYAFAKALCDLGESINLMPLDIYKRLGIGRARPTSILLQLANRMVERPSGILDDVLAQVGKFVLPANFVILDCQVDEEIPIILGRKFLATRRALIDCETGELKIILNDEEIMFNMLCGDLVSFLTAL, from the exons ATGGAGGACAGATGcaaggtggtcagaattgggggcAGCAAAATCGGTAGTATAGACCAGCATAGCAGCAATACAATAATGGCAACAATCCTGGAGCTATGCGACCATAGGGTCAAGTTGTACCGTACCAAAG TACCTATTGAGGTAGATGATTCAACAGGGTTAACTGAGGTGACGGTACAACATGCACCAGTagaatcaagcaaagaaaaaGAGGTTGCAAAAGAGATTGAGTTAGTGCAAGAGAAAGTATTAGAAACAGTGCCCGAGCAGGTTCAAACTCAAATCTCAGGAAAGAAGCGGCCTCTAGCACCCTTCCCACAGAGAATAGCCAAATATCAGAAGGATGAGAAGTATAAGAAATTTATGGAGATGTTGAAGCAAATCCCGGTGAACATTCCATTGATTGACGCCTTGAAGGAGAtgtctggttatgcaaaaatgatgaaggacttgatgtctcgTAAGTTCGACTTTCAAGACTTGGCCACTGTTACACTAACCCAGACATGTAGTGCTGTCATGACGAGACCCATAGCTGAGAAGTTATTCGACCCAAAGAGTTTCACAATCCCATGCACAATAGGCAACTATGCTTTTGCTAAAGCATTATGTGATTTAGGGGAAAGCATAAACTTGATGCCTTTGGATATCTATAAAAGGTTAGGCATTGGAAGAGCAAGACCCACATCCATATTACTACAGCTAGCCAATCGAATGGTGGAGAGACCATCAGGTATACTTGATGATGTACTGGCACAGGTTGGAAAGTTTGTGTTACCGGCAAATTTTGTCATTCTGGACTGCCAGGTGGACGAGGAGATTCCCATAATTTTAGGGAGGAAATTTTTAGCCACtaggagagctctcattgattgtgaaactggaGAGCTAAAGATAATACTGAATGATGAAGAGATCATGTTTAATATGCTATGCGGCGACCTAGTGAGTTTTCTAACTGCTCTCTAA
- the LOC104220593 gene encoding L-ascorbate oxidase homolog → MGKLALLHLLCGILGFWSVSVVKAEDDYKYFTWTATYGMASPLGVSQQVILINGQFPGPRLDLVTNNNVILNLINKLDEPLLLTWDGIKQRKNSWQDGVLGTNCPIPPNSNYTYKFQAKDQIGSYTYFPSTQLHRAVGGFGALNVYARSVIPVPYAKPDGDFSLLIGDWYKTSHKALQQILDSGKSLPFPDDLLINGQKQSTFNGDQGKTYMFRISNVGLKNTINFRIQGHKMKLVEVEGSHVIQNLYDSFDVHVGQSLSILVTLDQPPKDYYIVASTRFTTTVLTTTAVLHYTNSQTAVSGPVPAGPPDQFQWSLMQARTFRWNLTSNAARPNPQGSFHYGKITPSRTIVLANSAPLISGKQRYAVNSVSYVNPDTPLKLADHFNIPGVFSLNSIQTVPTAASPSLATSVLPASLHEFLEIVFQNNEDTVQSWHLDGYDFWVIGFGSGTWMQDSRKEYNLVDALTRHTTQVYPKSWTAIYVSLDNQGMWNLRSAIWDRQYLGQQVYLRVYNPTPSLANEYDIPTNALLCGKAVGRHP, encoded by the exons ATGGGGAAATTGGCTTTGCTTCATCTGCTTTGTGGAATCTTGGGTTTTTGGAGTGTTTCTGTGGTAAAAGCAGAGGATGATTATAAATACTTCACATGGACTGCCACTTATGGAATGGCTTCTCCACTTGGTGTTTCCCAGCAG GTGATCCTTATCAATGGTCAATTCCCTGGTCCTAGGCTTGATCTTGTCACTAATAACAATGTTATCCTCAACTTGATTAATAAGTTGGACGAGCCCCTTCTCTTGACATG GGACGGAATCAAACAGAGAAAAAACTCTTGGCAAGATGGAGTTTTGGGAACTAACTGCCCTATTCCTCCAAACTCAAACTACACTTACAAGTTCCAAGCTAAAGACCAGATTGGAAGCTATACTTATTTCCCTTCAACTCAATTACACAGAGCTGTGGGCGGCTTTGGGGCGCTTAATGTTTATGCAAGATCTGTAATACCTGTTCCATATGCAAAACCTGATGGAGATTTCAGTTTACTTATTGGTGATTGGTACAAGACCAGTCATAAG GCATTGCAGCAGATATTGGATTCGGGGAAGTCTCTTCCTTTCCCAGATGATCTCCTTATAAATGGACAGAAGCAGTCAACTTTCAATGGTGATCAAG GAAAAACATATATGTTCAGGATTTCAAATGTGGGTTTGAAAAATACCATTAACTTCAGAATACAGGGCCACAAGATGAAGCTGGTCGAGGTTGAAGGATCCCATGTTATCCAAAATTTATACGATTCTTTTGATGTCCATGTTGGTCAATCTTTATCCATCCTTGTCACGTTGGATCAACCTCCAAAGGACTACTACATTGTTGCATCTACAAGGTTCACCACGACTGTTCTTACTACCACTGCAGTGCTCCACTACACAAACTCTCAAACAGCCGTATCTGGACCTGTGCCAGCTGGTCCACCCGACCAATTTCAGTGGTCTCTGATGCAAGCCAGAACATTCAG GTGGAATCTGACATCAAATGCAGCCAGGCCAAATCCTCAGGGTTCATTCCATTACGGGAAAATTACACCTTCAAGGACTATTGTGCTTGCCAATTCTGCACCACTTATCAGTGGGAAGCAGAGATATGCTGTCAACAGCGTCTCTTATGTTAATCCAGACACCCCTCTGAAGCTTGCTGATCACTTCAACATCCCTGGTGTTTTCAGTTTGAATTCCATTCAAACTGTTCCAACTGCTGCTTCTCCATCCCTTGCTACATCTGTGTTGCCAGCTTCTCTCCATGAGTTCCTCGAAATCGTTTTCCAAAACAATGAGGACACCGTGCAGTCGTGGCATCTTGACGGTTATGATTTCTGGGTCATAGG TTTCGGATCAGGTACTTGGATGCAAGATAGTAGAAAAGAATATAATCTTGTTGATGCTCTTACTAGACATACTACACAG GTTTATCCTAAATCTTGGACTGCTATATATGTTTCTTTGGACAACCAAGGAATGTGGAATTTGAGGTCTGCAATTTGGGATAGACAATATCTTGGACAGCAAGTTTACCTAAGGGTCTATAATCCAACACCCAGTTTAGCAAACGAATATGACATACCTACCAATGCTCTTCTCTGTGGCAAAGCTGTTGGTCGACATCCTTAA
- the LOC138885660 gene encoding probable disease resistance protein At4g33300, translated as MCEVWKAFANSVVKISSMWPNLVEMNMEYCNDLVVLPADICDLVHLKKLSICYCQELIALPEEVGKLENLEILRLQSCTKLTELPESIVKLQRLRFLDVYDCVDMDSMPREIGQLFSSQTICMGSRLGFDELPCSVINLVKLENVIM; from the coding sequence ATGTGTGAGGTTTGGAAGGCATTTGCAAATTCAGTTGTTAAGATATCTTCGATGTGGCCAAATCTTGTCGAGATGAATATGGAGTACTGCAATGACTTAGTAGTACTACCTGCTGATATATGTGATCTTGTTCATTTAAAGAAGCTCAGCATTTGTTATTGTCAAGAACTAATTGCACTTCCTGAAGAAGTTGGAAAGTTGGAAAATTTGGAAATACTGAGGCTTCAATCTTGTACGAAATTAACCGAGCTACCAGAGTCCATTGTGAAACTTCAGAGGTTGCGTTTTCTTGATGTTTATGATTGCGTAGATATGGATTCCATGCCAAGGGAGATAGGTCAATTGTTTTCTTCACAGACTATCTGCATGGGAAGTCGCCTGGGGTTCGATGAGCTTCCATGTTCTGTGATAAATCTAGTGAAGTTGGAAAATGTCATAATGTGA